CTTCCGAAGAGGCGCTCGAAGGACTCGCGATGCACCTCCTGCGGGGAGTTGATGAACCGTCGGATGTGCTGGGTCATGAAGTTGATCAGCACCTCTCCGGGCTCAAGCTCAAGAAGCTGGCGAATCTTATCCATCGCGAAGCCGGACCATCCCTTGGGGTCGATGAAGATAAAGGGGAAGCCCTTCTTGCCTCCAGCCTCGATGAAGCGGCGAATCTCCGGGATGGCCTCCTCAAAGTCGCAGTTCTGCGTGCGGACCTCGGCGTCTGTGGTGGCCTTCGCGAAACTGTCGAGGTGCTGGTACGCGGCCCGATTCTTCTCGATGAAGAAGCAGCGGATACCCAGCTCGATGTCACGAGCCCGAAGCGTGTTGCGCGCCTTCCGCAACTCCTCAAGGGCAATGGCGAAGGAGCTGTCTTCGAACGCCGACGACTGCGTGTTCCACGGGCCCGAAAAGCCGTCCACGTACGTGATGGGATTCCACTTCGAGCCAACAATGTGCGCAAATCGCTCGAGGTACTTCCTCAGGATGAAGTGCTTGACCCACGTCTGATCACGGCCATCGTAGAGCGCTTGAGCATTAGCTCCCCCCTTCTCGGCATCGCTCATCCCTCACACCACCTTCCCCTCGTATTCAACATTTGCGATTGCCTCCAATCGTCGCTGGCGCTCCATCACCGAGGCAACCGTGGGTACATCAGGAAGTGCATCGTATGTCTGGCCATCCAGCTCACGGCCAGTTCGGCTCTTTTGGACCCCCCCCCACTGCTTGAAGAAGAACGGAACCTGCGCGCGGCGGCACTGGTCCCTCACGGAGGTGACCCACGCCCTCTGCAAGGGTCGGGCACCAGCCCCACTCTCGCCCCCGACAATCACCCAGTGGATCCCGCTCAACTCGAATTGACCAAGGTCTTCGAGCAGAGGTTCAACAGAGAGGAAGCGAACACGTGCTGGGGCGGAGCGCAGATGCTCGACTCGCGGTAGGCCATAGCGTCGATCCTCCACGCTGACTCCCCACCAGATGTGCGAGTGATCCGCTGCGAAGCGCAGTTTGGTCCTCAGCAGGTCACGCATCCGCTCCGAGCGCTTGGTGAGCACTTGGTAGGTGTGCCAGTTCGCCACCGTCATGACCCGGACCACTGATACGATGTAGTTGTCGGGAACGTCCTTGTGAAACAGGTCGCTCATCGAGTTGACGAAGACCTTCCTTGGCGTCGCCCATCGCAAGGGCTCAGCGAGCTTCTCAGGCACGAGACGTAGGTCGAAGCCCTGCCCGTAGGGGTGGTCGGGCACACCTCGGAACCGTTCGGCGAAGGTCTCGGCGTAGCAGTGCTTGCATCCCGGGGAGATTTTGGAGCAGCCGCGAACAGGGTTCCACGTTGCGTCCGTCCACTCGATCTTCGAGGTCGCTGCCATGTGTCCCGTCCGTGAGGTCTGAACCGGTGTTCAGACTATCATTCCCGCTCAGGGGTGTGATCCCCGGATTTGGCTTGGGAAGCTCTATCCCCGAGGCAATGCAGCGGCGGCCTCATTGGGCCTTGTGGAGCGTGGCGACTCGACGGGTCCACGGCCTCGGACGCCTCCTCCGTCTCAGTAGCCTGCTGCGGGGCTACTTCGGGCCGGAGTCCGCGGTGCCACGGGAGATGGCGGCCTTCAGCTTCCACTTGAGCTCCTGCCATCCCTTGCCGCCCACCTCGCGGATCGTGTCGAGCGCGTCCCCCGCGCCGCTCGCCACCTGCTCCGGTGAGACCTCGCCCATGCCCTGGCGCACCCGATCCAGCCAGGCCAGGGGCGAGTAGATCTCCTTCGCGCGCTCGGGGCCGAGCACGGTGACGAGGATTCCCTCCGGCCCGCCCGCGCGGGCGATGAGCGCCTGCCCCAGGATGATGGCGGCGCGGGTCTGGAGGAAGATGGGCAGCCGATCTCCATGCCCGCGCAGCTCCTCCGCACAGGCATGAATCTCCTCGCGCTCCTTCTGGCCGACGTACGGGCTGGCGGCCAGCTTGTCGAGGGACTCCGCGGACTCCTCGTAGCGCTCGCGCCGGAAGTGGATGAAGGCCCAGCCCCACCACGTCAGCTCGTTCTCCACGCCCAGCTTCTCCAGCGAGTGCAGTGCGCGCTCGATGTCGTCCTCCGCGGCGCGCTCACGGTCGAGCGCCATGCGGTTCCACGCGCGCAGGAAGTAGCCGGCGGCCAGCAGTGCCTCACGCGTCTGCTCGGGCTCCATGCCCCGGTAGCCGGGGAAGGCCGCCGGAGGCAGGGCCTCCGCCTCGGACAAGAAGGCGTTCAGCTCTTCCTCGGCCGCGTAGTGGTACTTCGCCTCGCAGAACGCGAGGCCTCGGTTGGCGTGGATGAGGACACGGAACGTCGGATCCCACGTCGGCTGGGGCGTGGCGCGTGACAGCTCGTAGAACACCAGGTCGGTGGCCGGGACCCGGTTGCCCCGGTCCGCGCTGTCGAGCAGGAGCCAGACGGCGGCCAGCAAGGCGTGCTCCTGCCCGATGTCGTACCCCAGGAAGAGGGGAGGCTCGTCCGGGTTCCAGCGGGTCCACAGCAGGGGAAACTCGTCCTCGTCCCGCTTCTCGAGGGTCTTCTTCGCCTTGTAGAAGGCGACCCCCAGGTCCAGATACTGCTTGGCGATCTGACGGGCTTCCTCCTGTGTGACGGCCTTGTCGGGCAGCGCCCGCGTCGCCTCGAGGGCCTTCCAGAGCGCGGCGATCTCCTTGGGCGCGTGGGGTTGCCCCTCGGCGCGGATGGTCAGCTTGAGGGCCCGGTAGGGCACCAGCGTGTAGGAATCGCGGATCTTCTCCTCGATTCTGGCGCGCTCCTCGGCGGCCCGTTCGGCGTCCGACTTGCGGCAGCCCCCCAGGACCGCCAGGAGCACGAGGGACAGCGCGGCGGCGTGGGACCGTCCGCGGACATTCCAGAACGGAGACACGGCGGGCGAGGCGGACGCGAGTGGGGCAGCCATCAGGCGGGACGGTATCACGAGGCCCCTGTCCACTGTTCGGGCGCCTCGGGAAGCCACGGTCAGAAGCCGCTGAGCACCACCTTGCCCAGGGCTCGGCCGCTCTCGATGAGCTCGTGGGCCTGCTTGAGGTGGGCCGCGTTGATGGTGCCCAGGTTCGTCTTGAGCGTGCTGCGCACCTGGCCCGCGTCCACGAGCTGGGCCACTTCGTCGAGCAGCTGGTGCTGGGCGATCATGTCCGGCGTCTGGAAGCGCGAGCGGGTGAACATGAACTCCCAGTGCAGCGAGATGCTCTTGCCCTTGAGCTTGTTGATGGGCAGGGGTGCGTCCGGATCGTCGATCAACGAGAGCGCGCCCTGGGGCTTGAGCACCTCGACGATCTCATCGAAGTGCTGCTCGGTGTGGGTGAGCGCGAGCACGTAATCCACCCCTTCCGGGACGATCTGCTTCACCTTCGCGGCCCAGGGCTCGCGGTGATCCACCACGTGGTGCGCGCCCAGCTCGCGCACCCAGGTCTGGGTCTCCGGACGGGACGCCGTGGCGATGACGGTCAGCCCCGTGAGCCGCCGCGCCAGTTGGATGGCGATGGAGCCCACGCCGCCCGCGCCCCCGAGCACCAGCACCGAACCCCCCTTCGAGCCCTCTCCGCGCGCCACCCGCAGGCGATCGAACAGCATCTCCCACGCGGTGATGGCGGTGAGGGGCAGGGCGGCTGCCTCGGCGAAGTCGAGCGAGCGGGGCTTGTGGCCCACGATCCGCTCGTCCACCAGGTGCTGCTCCGCGTTGGCGCCCGGGCGATCCAACGAGCCGGCGTAGTACACGGCGTCGCCCACCTTGAACAACTTCACCTCGGGGCCCACGGCCACCACCGTGCCCGCGGCATCCCAGCCGAGCTGCTTGTTCTCACCCTTCGGGTCCACCCGCGCGCGGATCTTCACGTCCACCGGGTTCACCGAGATGGCCTCCACCCGCACCAGCAGATCCCTCCCGGTGGGGGCCGCCGGGGCGGCAACGTTCACATCGATCAGGCTCTCGGCGTGGGTGATGGGCAGCGACTGGCGGTAGGCGACGGCTTTCATGGGCTTCTCCTCGGCGGCTCTCGGGTGGCCGCGTTCGCGAGTAGCTAGATAAACCCCTCGAAGAATATGCGTGATTGATAGTTGATATGCGCTCCATAAATCCTGAATATGGAGCGCATGGGGTACACGGACCTGGACATGGATCTGCTCCGCTCCTTCGTGATGGTGGTGGACGCGGGGGGGTTCACGGCGGCGGGGGCGAAGCTCGGGCGGACGCAGGCGGCGATGAGCATCCGCATCAAGCGGCTGGAGGAGCTGCTGGAGCGGCGGGTGTTCGACCGCGGCAGCCGCCTGCCTTCGCTGACGGCCGACGGCGAGCTGCTGCTGAGCTACGCGCGGCAGATCCTCAAGTTGAATGACGAGACGGTGCAGCGCTTCGCCGAGCCGGACAACGCGGGGGAACTGCGCCTGGGCGTCGCGGAGTATTTCGTGCCGCAGCACCTGCCCGGCATCCTGTCGCGCTTCTCCCAGAGCCATCCCCGCGTGCACATCCAGGTGAAGGTAGGCCTCAACGACACGCTGTTCGAGGCGCAGCAGCGCGGGGAGCTCGACGTGGTGATCGCCCTGTGCGCCAACCCGGGGCAGCAGGGGGGGCGGCTGTTGCGCCGGGAGCGGCTGCTCTGGGTCTGCGCGCGCGACTTCCGGATCGACGCGGCGGCGCCCGTGCCCATCTGCACGCTGCCACCGTCGTGCATCTTCCGCGCGCGGGGCTTCGAGGCACTGGAGGCACTCGGGCGGGCCTGGCGGGTGCTCTACACGAGCGAGAGCATCATGGGCGTCACCGCGGCGGTGCGCGCGGGCCTGGGTGTCGCCGTGCTCCCGGAGTGCTGCGTGACCGAGGGCCTGCGGGCCCTGTCCGTCGACGAGGGCTTCCCGGAGCTCGAGGGCATCCAGCTCAACCTCTTCGGAGAGAGCCCGGAGCGCGGTCACCTGATGGCGCCCCTCTTGCGCTTCATCGACGAGAGCCTGCGGTCGGGGGGCCGCCCGTCGCTCGATCACTGACGAACGAGGTGCCCGGAGGTATCAGGGCACCCATCGCCCCGGCTCACTCGATGGTGAAGTGCACGGGGATGGTGATGGCGGGGTAGTTGCGGCCGGTCAGCGTCACCTCCGCGTCATAGGTGCCGGGGGGCAGGTCACCCTGCACGATGACGTGGAAGCGCGACACGGTGCCCGCCTTCATCCACAGGGGATAGGCCACGGGGCAGGTGGAGAACAGGCAGGAGATCCACTCGCCAATGGCGACGAAGGGCGTGACGATGGCGATGGGAATGGCGAGGACGGGGCCGGCGATCCCCGCATCGCCCACCGCATCCCAGAGCTCTCCCACCAGCGTCTCCGGCTCGTCGATCGCGACGCGCACCGCCTCCTTGCCGCCGCCGGTGACCTGGAGATCGGCGAGCACCGCGTCCCCGCGCATCGTCTTCTCCCGGTAGACGACCGTGAGCAGCTCACGCCCGTGCTGGGGGACCTTGAGGACCTTCTTCTCGTCGAAGGCCACCTGCACCTCGGCCGGAACGAGCAGGCCCGAGTCCGTCATGGCCTGGGTGAGCTGGAAGGAGCCCTCGCTGCGGGCGCTCCCGGGTTGCAGCAGCACGCGGCCCTGCACGCCCACGAGCCCGCCGGGCAGTGGCGGGGGAGGGGAGAGCTCCGAGGACGCGAGCGCCCCGGCTTGAGGCGCGCCACCGAGCGCGAACCGGGGGGACTCGATCACGCTCGCCTGGTTCTCGATGAACGAGGTGGTGTACCAGTACATGTGTTTCGCGGAGTCCACCTTCACGCTTCCGGAGATCGCCGTGGAGCCGCTCGCGGTGACCAGCACGCCCCGGGTGAAACCAGACAGGCTCAGGCCGCTGGGTTGGATGGCCACGGGATCGGAGAAGAACAGGGCCTTCTGGGCCAGGCTCCAGTCCTCCGGGAACGTGACCTGGGGATCGCTCACGTTGGAGTCCATCCGGGTCTTCAGCTCGACGGCGGGCGCCGCGCTTCCATCCTCCCGGTGCGTGCGTGCCGTCGCCTTGGAGAGCGCCACGGCCCCCAGCGTGCCCGCGGTGACGGAGATCCGCTCACCCTCCAGCAGCAACAGTCCCGTCTGCGCGCCGACCTGGGCCTCGGAGAAGAAGACGTAGTACTTTTTGTCCGGGAAGCTGGCACCCGTCACCAGGGTGCTGGGGGCGTCGACGCGCGCGGTGCCTTCCGTGGTGAGGATCAGCGGGCTCCCGGACAACTCGAAGGAGGCCGCGTGTCCAACCGGACGGCCCGCGTGCTCGGAGGTCCAACGCGCCTGGAGCTGCTCGGGCGTGAGCCCCTCCTCGAGATTCTCATCGGAGCCCCTACAGCCAGACTGGCTCCCGAGCACGAATACGGCGGACATCACCACGACCGGTTTGAAGAAGCGTCGCACGGCTCTCCCCCTCGATTGGATGCTGCGTTCGCCCCATTATTGGCGGCAGCCCCACTGTTTGGATCTGCACGGTGCATCCGTCCAGAGTCCCTGGGTGCACCCGCGTTGACCCGATGCGTCAGTCATTCCGGGGAAATCATTTATTAGGAACTTTACTTGGAGTCATGTTAAACAGGTTTTCTCTCACGGGCGCCACGCCAACAGTGATGCGCCGGGGTGAGGGGAAATTCCGACATGAACATGATCTCCAATTCGAAGCGTCTGAGTGGGTTCAAGCATTTGCTGGCATGGAGTCTGGGAGGCGCATTGCTGGTCTCCGCTGGATGTGGGGCCGGTGCCGAGCAACCCATCGAGGAGGCGGCCACGAAGCAGGAGGCGCCCCTGGCCGGCTGGGTGCAGATCTGGAGCGACGAGTTCGACGGCACCAGCGTGAACACCTCCAACTGGTCGTACGTCACCAACGTCCACGTCAACAACGAGCAGCAGCAATACACCACCTCGTCCCAGAACGTGTCGGTGAGCAACGGCACGCTCAAAATCACCGCCCGCCTCCAATCCAACAACGGCTATCCCTTCACCTCGGGCCGTCTGGAGAGCGCCGGCAAGCGGCAGTTCGGCCATACCCGCATCGAGTCGCGCATCAAGCTGCCCGTGGGCGCGGGCCTCTGGCCGGCGTTCTGGCTGCTCGGCCATGACATCAATACGGTGGGCTGGCCGGCGTGCGGTGAGCTCGACATCATGGAGAACGTCGGCTACAGCGACTGGATCTCGGGTGCCCTGCACGGCCCGGGCTACTCGGGCAATACGCCCATCAACAGCCGCTTCTATCCCAACTCCTCCGTCGCCAACTTCCACGTGTACCGCACCGAGTTCTCCCCCTCGGACGTCAAGTGGTACATCGACGGCGTGCTGGTGAAGACCACGCTCAAGTCCGAGGTCACCCGGTACGGCAACTGGGTGTATGACAAGCCTTTCTACATCATCCTCAACCTGGCCGTCGGAGGGAGCTATCCGCAGGGCGTGAACGGAGCCACCTACCCGTACCCTGGCGTGCCGCAGTCCACGGTGGACCTCATCCGCAACACGCCCCAGACGATGGAAGTCGACTGGGTGCGCGTCTACCAGTGGCAGTAGTTCGAAAAGGGAGTCCCCGGGCCCGGGTCCGCTCATCGGACCTGCCCGGCGCGGCTCCCGCTTCGCGGACCGGGGGAGGGCCCATGACGCGCTCCGTCATCTCCTCCGTTCCCGTGCGGGATTGAAGGCGGAATGCCAGCCCGCTCGCTCTGCCGTCGAGGGGAAGAGGGGGGGGCTCGCAACCCGCCATCGGTTTTGCCGATAATCGGGAAAACCCGCCTCATTTCCTGAACGGTAGGAGTCTCCCCCATGTCCCGCCCCGTTGACTCTGGCGCCGCCGAGGCCGCCGCCCGTCGTGCCGCCGCCGAGGCCGCCGCTCGTCGCGCCGCCGAGGAAGCCGCCCGTCGCGCCGCGGAGAAGGCCGCCGCCGAGGCCGCCGCGAAGGCCGCCGCCCGTCAGCAGGCGGAGTCCCAGCAGCCCCAGCTCCAGACCCAGAAGCCCCAGACCCAGCTCTTCAACCGCAACCAGTTCTCCGCGGGCGACAACCGGGCCCAGAACCGGCTGAGCGGCGAGTCCCCGGTCACGGCCATCGGTACCCCCGCGGCCACGGGTTCCACCTCGTCCACCACGGTCCGCCAGCTGGCCACCACGTCTGGCGCCCCCACCGCGCGCGGCGCCCGGGCCAGGGGCGTCGAGCCGTCGTCGGAGCCCTCGACGGAGCCGGAGCGCGCCTCGGCGCTGCCCGAGAATCCGAAGGATCTGCCCAAGCTCTTCCCGGAGCTGCAGGGCAAGGGCAAGGAGGAGATCAAGAAGGCATACGACTCGCTCAACAAGCTGGCCACCGGCTCCTTCTCGGAGAAGGCCACGGCGCTCGGGGAGCTGGCCTCGCAGTTCCCGCAGACGGTGCCCAACGCGCTGGAGCGGCTGGGCGTGAAGGACTCGAAGCTGGCGAAGCTGGCCACCAACTCCGAGGCCCTGGGCGCGCTGGGTACCCTGAGCAACCCGGACAAGTCCGCGGTGGACAAGGCCAAGGCCAGCCTCACGCTGGCCAAGGCCGCCGGTGACATCCTCAAGCCGGCCGATCTCAAGGGCGTGCTGGACACCACGCTCAAGGGCCTGCCCTCGGCGGAGAAGCTCATCGGCGCCGTGTCGACGTGGGCGGACCCCAATTCCTCCGGCGTGGACAAGGCCAAGGCCACGCTCGCGCTGGGCAAGGCGCTCAAGGACTTCGCGGGCGAGCAGTTCCCCGATCTCGCCAATGACTTGCGCAAGCTGGACGGTCCGCTGCGCGCGGCCGGCGCCGCCATCACCCTGTTCGATCCCAAGGCCTCCGTGCAGGACAAGGCCGTGGCCGCCGCGCAGCTCGCCGCCGAGCTGCCCGATCTGAAGAAGAACGTCACCGGGTTCGCCCAGATGCTGCGCAACGCGGGCGTCTCCCAGGCCGACGAGGTGGCCCAGCAGGGCGCGCGTCTGGCCGAGGTCGCCGTGAAGGGGTTGGATCCGGCGCTGGCCTCGAAGCTGTCGCCCGCGCAGCTGGACAAGCTGAAGGCCGCCGCCACGAAGCTGGGGGGCCCCGACTCACTCGAGTCCGTCCTCGGGGGCGTCACCGATCCGAAGGCGCTCGACAACCTGGTGGGACAGCTCGACTCGCTGGATGCCGCAGCGGGCAAGCGGCTGGTGGGCGCGCTGGGCGGCCTGGAGCACTCGGTGCTCAACGAGGCGCTCTCCGATCCGAAGGTAGCCGGGCAGCTCTCCCAGCTCGCCACCAGGCTGGATGACGACGCGGGCAAGGTGCTGGCCAACGCCGTGAAGGACATGGACGGGGCGGCGCTCAAGTCGCTGCTGCGCTTCACCGATGGGGTGGGCGCCGACGCCCTCAACACGACCCTCAAGGGCCTGGGGCCGCTGGTGGACAAGGTGGGCAGCAAGGTCGTGGGCCAGGGCCTGAAGGTGCTGGACAAGGCGCTGGGCAAGATGGGCGTGGAGATCACCGCCGAGGTGGCCGGCAAGGTCTTCAAGAACCTGGCGAAGGCCATCCCGGTGGCGGGCGCGGTGCCCAACGCCATCGACGCGGTGAAGTACGAGAAGGAAGCGCTGGAGCTGCACGGCAAGAACAACGACCTGGGCTACTTCGCGCACACCGCCGCCACGTTGAATGTCGTGGACGCGGGCCTGGGCATCGCGCTGGACGTCGCCGGTGTGTTCACCGGGGGCGCGGGCGTGGCCGTGGACGTGGGCACGAGCGTGGTGCTGGGCGCGGCCGAGCTGGCGATGGACATCGGCTTCGACCAGGAGAAGGCGAAGTACGAGGCGGACCCCGAGAACTACGAGGCCCCGGGGTGGATGAAGGCCGTCAACCTGGCCGGAGCCGCGGCGCAGGGCCCGGCGGGCATGGCGCAGCTGGCCGCCTACTATGGCCCCGAGGGCGCCGCCGAGCTGGCGCAGTGGGGCGTGGAGACGGGCGCCAAGGGCGCCGTGAAGCTGGCCGAGTTCGCGGGTGTATCGGCGGCGGAGGCCACGGGTGACGGCCTGAAGCTGACCGCGGGCTTCATCCACAAGATGGCGGACGTGGTGCGCAACCCCTCGCGCTACGGCGAGGCGGTGGCGCGGCAGGCCAGTGAGGCCTTCAACGCCGCCATCGCCAAGGGAGGCGAGATCGCGAAGGAGGCCCAGAAGGTCCTCGACAACGTCATCTCCGAGGCCAAGGAGCTGGGCAGCAAGGGCCTGGAGACGCTGAAGTACATCGCCGAGAACCCGGGCGAGGCCGCGAAGAAGGCGCTCGACGGCATCCAGAGCATCGTCAACTCGGGCATCGATCTGACGACGAAGTTCGGCAAGGATCTCTACAAGAAGGCCGTGGACACGCTCGAGGGCCTGAAGGCTGGCTGGGAGAAGCTGACCGGCGCCGCGAAGGAGAAGGCCCAGGAGCTCATCAACGGCGCGAGGGATCTCGTCAGCTCCACGGTGAACAAGGCGAAGGAGCTGGGCGAGAAGGGCCTGGAGCTGCTGGCGTGGACGGCCAGCCACCCGGGCGAGGCCGCGGAGAACGCGAAGCGGTTCCTCTCCGACACGCTGGCCAAGGGCGGCGAGCTGGCGAAGAAGGCGTGGGACTCGGTGCGCGCGCTGGGCGAGCAGGGCCTGGCGGTGGCCGAGGACGTCGTGCGCGGCCTGGCCCAGGCGGGCGAGGCCGCGGTGGACACGCTGCGCTACGTGGCGGAGCACCCGGGCGAGGCGGCCGCGAAGGTGCGCGACTGGGCGGGCCAGACGCTGTCGGATCTGGCGCGCAAGGGAGGCGAGGCGGCCAAGGCCGCGGCCACCGCCGTGAAGGACTTCGTCGATCGGCGCGCGGACTGGGCGAAGAAGTTCGCCAGGGATCTGCTCAAGGATGGCGTGGAGTCCTTCAAGGAGGTCGCCAAGGCCTGGAAGGACAACCTGACCGAGGGAGGCAAGGAAGTGATGGGGGCCCTGGCCGACCTGGGCGACGCGGGCGTGGATGCGCTGAAGGATCTGGCTGGCGTGGGCGGGCAGCTCGCGGAGGCGGCGGTGGGCCACCTCGACAACCTGGCGCGCGCGGGCGTGGGCGTGGCGAAGGACGCGCTGGAGGGCTTGGCGGACCTGGGCGGCGACGTGGGCAAGCTGGCCGGCGACGCCTTCGACTCCGTGACGGACTTCCTCGGGGACAGGATCCGCGACGTCATTCCGGGCATCTGACTTCTAGTGGAAGCGGCGGGAATCGAAACCGCCGCCTCCACTCCCAGAGCCGGGGACTGGGGAGGAAGCTGGTGGCGGCGGCACTGCGGTGGATGTTCTCCTGGGACGAGGTGAAGGTGATGCACCTCGTCGCCCGAGCGGAGAACGAACCCGCAGTGCGGCTGTACCGAGGGCTCGGATATCAGGTGCTCCACCGCATGCGCGCCGCTCGCCGTCCGCTCCAACGTCCCTAGGAACATCCGCGAAGAAGAATGCGAGGCCCCAGGAGGCTGAGGAAAAGGCGAAGGGCCCGGAATCGTCTCGCGAGTCCGGGCCCTTCTATTGGCGAGGAGTACTGGAGCCGGAAGGCGACTTTACCGCCCCATGCGACTCACGTCATCAATCTCCTCAACAGTTGATGAACGTTCGTAACAAACGCATTTTTACTAGACGCGGTCTTACTTCACACAGGCGAACGCCACGTTTCCGGCGCCGTGTTCGAAAGGACCGAAA
Above is a window of Cystobacter fuscus DNA encoding:
- a CDS encoding GNAT family N-acetyltransferase, which gives rise to MGRKLVAAALRWMFSWDEVKVMHLVARAENEPAVRLYRGLGYQVLHRMRAARRPLQRP
- a CDS encoding zinc-binding alcohol dehydrogenase family protein; protein product: MKAVAYRQSLPITHAESLIDVNVAAPAAPTGRDLLVRVEAISVNPVDVKIRARVDPKGENKQLGWDAAGTVVAVGPEVKLFKVGDAVYYAGSLDRPGANAEQHLVDERIVGHKPRSLDFAEAAALPLTAITAWEMLFDRLRVARGEGSKGGSVLVLGGAGGVGSIAIQLARRLTGLTVIATASRPETQTWVRELGAHHVVDHREPWAAKVKQIVPEGVDYVLALTHTEQHFDEIVEVLKPQGALSLIDDPDAPLPINKLKGKSISLHWEFMFTRSRFQTPDMIAQHQLLDEVAQLVDAGQVRSTLKTNLGTINAAHLKQAHELIESGRALGKVVLSGF
- a CDS encoding Dauer Up-regulated: MSRPVDSGAAEAAARRAAAEAAARRAAEEAARRAAEKAAAEAAAKAAARQQAESQQPQLQTQKPQTQLFNRNQFSAGDNRAQNRLSGESPVTAIGTPAATGSTSSTTVRQLATTSGAPTARGARARGVEPSSEPSTEPERASALPENPKDLPKLFPELQGKGKEEIKKAYDSLNKLATGSFSEKATALGELASQFPQTVPNALERLGVKDSKLAKLATNSEALGALGTLSNPDKSAVDKAKASLTLAKAAGDILKPADLKGVLDTTLKGLPSAEKLIGAVSTWADPNSSGVDKAKATLALGKALKDFAGEQFPDLANDLRKLDGPLRAAGAAITLFDPKASVQDKAVAAAQLAAELPDLKKNVTGFAQMLRNAGVSQADEVAQQGARLAEVAVKGLDPALASKLSPAQLDKLKAAATKLGGPDSLESVLGGVTDPKALDNLVGQLDSLDAAAGKRLVGALGGLEHSVLNEALSDPKVAGQLSQLATRLDDDAGKVLANAVKDMDGAALKSLLRFTDGVGADALNTTLKGLGPLVDKVGSKVVGQGLKVLDKALGKMGVEITAEVAGKVFKNLAKAIPVAGAVPNAIDAVKYEKEALELHGKNNDLGYFAHTAATLNVVDAGLGIALDVAGVFTGGAGVAVDVGTSVVLGAAELAMDIGFDQEKAKYEADPENYEAPGWMKAVNLAGAAAQGPAGMAQLAAYYGPEGAAELAQWGVETGAKGAVKLAEFAGVSAAEATGDGLKLTAGFIHKMADVVRNPSRYGEAVARQASEAFNAAIAKGGEIAKEAQKVLDNVISEAKELGSKGLETLKYIAENPGEAAKKALDGIQSIVNSGIDLTTKFGKDLYKKAVDTLEGLKAGWEKLTGAAKEKAQELINGARDLVSSTVNKAKELGEKGLELLAWTASHPGEAAENAKRFLSDTLAKGGELAKKAWDSVRALGEQGLAVAEDVVRGLAQAGEAAVDTLRYVAEHPGEAAAKVRDWAGQTLSDLARKGGEAAKAAATAVKDFVDRRADWAKKFARDLLKDGVESFKEVAKAWKDNLTEGGKEVMGALADLGDAGVDALKDLAGVGGQLAEAAVGHLDNLARAGVGVAKDALEGLADLGGDVGKLAGDAFDSVTDFLGDRIRDVIPGI
- the tcmP gene encoding three-Cys-motif partner protein TcmP, with translation MSDAEKGGANAQALYDGRDQTWVKHFILRKYLERFAHIVGSKWNPITYVDGFSGPWNTQSSAFEDSSFAIALEELRKARNTLRARDIELGIRCFFIEKNRAAYQHLDSFAKATTDAEVRTQNCDFEEAIPEIRRFIEAGGKKGFPFIFIDPKGWSGFAMDKIRQLLELEPGEVLINFMTQHIRRFINSPQEVHRESFERLFGRGEIQEEIIGLTKQDREDRLVGAYVQNVKRTGRFKHVCTAVVLNPLRATTHFHLIYATRDLKGVEVFKNAERSAMNEMEARRAEAQRRDRMERSGQGELVLFGQREDPKSDHYEQLRDRYVTKARDRVRRMLEKNGRVLYDDAWGFALAAPLTWEQDVKGWLEDWKKEGFLTIEGLGERERVPKLGHGVHLVWRARQR
- a CDS encoding DUF5131 family protein, translating into MAATSKIEWTDATWNPVRGCSKISPGCKHCYAETFAERFRGVPDHPYGQGFDLRLVPEKLAEPLRWATPRKVFVNSMSDLFHKDVPDNYIVSVVRVMTVANWHTYQVLTKRSERMRDLLRTKLRFAADHSHIWWGVSVEDRRYGLPRVEHLRSAPARVRFLSVEPLLEDLGQFELSGIHWVIVGGESGAGARPLQRAWVTSVRDQCRRAQVPFFFKQWGGVQKSRTGRELDGQTYDALPDVPTVASVMERQRRLEAIANVEYEGKVV
- a CDS encoding LysR substrate-binding domain-containing protein, whose product is MGYTDLDMDLLRSFVMVVDAGGFTAAGAKLGRTQAAMSIRIKRLEELLERRVFDRGSRLPSLTADGELLLSYARQILKLNDETVQRFAEPDNAGELRLGVAEYFVPQHLPGILSRFSQSHPRVHIQVKVGLNDTLFEAQQRGELDVVIALCANPGQQGGRLLRRERLLWVCARDFRIDAAAPVPICTLPPSCIFRARGFEALEALGRAWRVLYTSESIMGVTAAVRAGLGVAVLPECCVTEGLRALSVDEGFPELEGIQLNLFGESPERGHLMAPLLRFIDESLRSGGRPSLDH
- a CDS encoding glycoside hydrolase family 16 protein: MNMISNSKRLSGFKHLLAWSLGGALLVSAGCGAGAEQPIEEAATKQEAPLAGWVQIWSDEFDGTSVNTSNWSYVTNVHVNNEQQQYTTSSQNVSVSNGTLKITARLQSNNGYPFTSGRLESAGKRQFGHTRIESRIKLPVGAGLWPAFWLLGHDINTVGWPACGELDIMENVGYSDWISGALHGPGYSGNTPINSRFYPNSSVANFHVYRTEFSPSDVKWYIDGVLVKTTLKSEVTRYGNWVYDKPFYIILNLAVGGSYPQGVNGATYPYPGVPQSTVDLIRNTPQTMEVDWVRVYQWQ